A single window of Paenibacillus sp. FSL H8-0537 DNA harbors:
- a CDS encoding DUF4198 domain-containing protein, with protein sequence MIVWKKKLAAAALAAVLTFSVSATVFAHDGWTQTNAPIIAQGEVAYVDMLFGNHSNDHKSYRITGQWGVDSSKVYVTSPAGVKTDITSTRFYTGEAATETEPAVNNGFVASFSAASPGAYIVTGESDSVSTTSLSRSLRSAKSFVAISDLPLISRVSALKGFANPVSLDRAEFVPQFNPAAAVPGQDVKVQLLLKGKPVADTEVSLIRRSNSEGQTLTTDDNGFVTYKTGAADYYLLRASTSTEESKEGEYTKVNYTATMTYTVQNAGVKLPAGKASPIPYVYVDGKLVSSDSLTIVKGSTNASADFLKQYIDPSYSSKNAASLRQTAEKAGAVVEFLPAVGDTRAAVLIYTKK encoded by the coding sequence ATGATCGTTTGGAAAAAGAAACTGGCAGCCGCAGCGCTTGCCGCAGTATTAACATTCAGCGTTTCAGCGACGGTGTTCGCCCATGATGGCTGGACACAGACGAATGCGCCGATTATCGCGCAGGGAGAGGTTGCGTATGTGGATATGCTTTTCGGCAACCATTCCAATGATCACAAAAGCTATCGTATTACCGGCCAATGGGGTGTAGACAGCTCGAAGGTATATGTGACTTCACCGGCAGGTGTGAAGACGGACATTACGTCAACGCGGTTTTACACAGGTGAAGCAGCTACAGAGACGGAGCCAGCCGTAAACAATGGTTTTGTCGCTTCCTTCTCGGCGGCATCGCCAGGCGCTTACATCGTGACGGGTGAATCGGACAGCGTGAGTACGACCTCGCTCAGCCGCTCGTTGCGCAGCGCGAAATCGTTCGTAGCCATCAGCGATCTTCCGCTTATTTCACGGGTCAGCGCGCTTAAAGGCTTTGCGAATCCAGTGAGCCTTGATCGTGCCGAGTTCGTCCCGCAGTTCAATCCGGCAGCTGCCGTGCCAGGTCAGGATGTAAAGGTGCAATTGCTGCTCAAAGGCAAGCCAGTAGCGGATACTGAAGTATCGCTCATTCGCCGCAGCAACTCCGAAGGGCAGACGCTGACAACGGATGACAATGGCTTTGTGACTTATAAGACGGGAGCAGCCGACTATTATTTGCTGCGTGCTTCGACGTCTACGGAAGAGAGCAAAGAGGGAGAATATACGAAGGTCAATTATACGGCAACGATGACCTACACGGTGCAAAATGCAGGCGTCAAGCTGCCAGCAGGCAAAGCTAGCCCCATTCCTTATGTATATGTCGATGGGAAGCTCGTATCCAGCGACAGCCTAACCATTGTGAAAGGCTCAACGAACGCGAGCGCCGATTTCCTAAAGCAGTATATTGACCCGAGCTACAGCAGCAAAAACGCCGCTTCCTTGCGTCAAACAGCTGAAAAAGCAGGAGCGGTTGTCGAGTTTTTGCCGGCAGTTGGCGATACACGTGCAGCTGTGCTGATTTATACGAAAAAATAG
- a CDS encoding response regulator transcription factor: MRKEGCGVTQPVRILIVDDHHHAREGIRAILQAEPLFEVVGEGCNGLEALTLTEQLMPDLILMDINMKEMDGLEATKEIKARYPYVKIVIITVSDDITHLFEALKKGAQGYLLKNLNPGAWREYLKAIALDEAPLSRELAQRILQEFALAGAGRQQAEESPLTAREQEILRCVAQGAANRDIAGMLMISEHTVKNHLKNILQKLHLDNRVQLAKYAFEQGYLRD; this comes from the coding sequence ATGAGAAAAGAGGGATGCGGCGTGACTCAGCCGGTTCGAATATTAATTGTGGACGACCATCATCATGCGCGCGAGGGCATTCGGGCGATTTTGCAGGCGGAGCCTTTGTTTGAGGTTGTCGGCGAGGGCTGCAATGGGCTTGAAGCGCTTACTCTTACGGAGCAGCTGATGCCGGATTTGATTTTGATGGATATTAATATGAAAGAGATGGACGGGCTCGAAGCGACGAAGGAAATCAAAGCCCGTTACCCCTATGTGAAAATAGTGATTATAACCGTATCGGATGATATAACGCATCTGTTTGAGGCGCTAAAGAAAGGTGCGCAGGGCTATTTGCTTAAAAATTTAAATCCCGGCGCCTGGCGCGAATATTTGAAGGCGATTGCGCTTGATGAAGCGCCTTTGTCGCGGGAGCTGGCGCAGCGCATTTTGCAGGAGTTTGCCCTTGCTGGAGCGGGCAGGCAGCAGGCTGAGGAAAGTCCGCTCACGGCGCGGGAACAGGAGATTTTGCGCTGTGTGGCGCAGGGTGCGGCTAATCGGGACATTGCCGGCATGCTGATGATTTCCGAGCATACCGTGAAAAATCATCTCAAAAACATTTTGCAGAAGCTCCATCTGGACAATCGCGTACAGCTGGCGAAATATGCGTTCGAGCAAGGGTATTTGCGGGACTAA
- a CDS encoding FAD-dependent oxidoreductase, with product MKVTVIGCTHAGTAAINQMIKLHPEAEITVFEKNDNISFLSCGIALHVGGVVKDPTKLFYASPEQLAVMGVQTHMQHEVLNVDTNAKTVTVRNLLTNETFENSYDKLVVTTGSWPIIPKLEGMELENILLCKNYNHAQTIIEKAKYAGRIAVIGAGYIGIELVEAFEQLGKQVTLIDNMDRILYKYLDQEYTDVIEADLAAHGIELALDQTVTGFKGTNGEVKQILTTKGEYEADLVIMCIGFRPNTELLKGQVDMLPNGAIIVDEYMRTSQSDVFAAGDSCAVMYNPTGQHAYIPLATNAVRMGTLIGKNLLQPRVKYLGTQGTSAIKLFDYNIASTGLTETAALAAEMNVKTVTIVENYRPEFMPTFEEVTLKFVYEADSERVVGAQILSKADLTQMMNTMSVCIQNRMTIDELGFVDFFFQPHYNKPWSLLNQAALQAMLAPAEQVETQAQPAREADPAAAGTPTAQVSPVK from the coding sequence ATGAAGGTTACCGTTATTGGATGTACACATGCAGGAACTGCCGCTATTAATCAAATGATCAAGCTTCACCCTGAGGCGGAAATTACCGTTTTCGAGAAAAATGACAACATTTCCTTCCTGTCGTGCGGCATCGCCCTTCATGTCGGAGGCGTCGTCAAAGATCCAACCAAGCTTTTCTACGCTTCGCCTGAGCAGCTTGCCGTCATGGGCGTTCAAACGCATATGCAGCATGAGGTGCTGAATGTCGATACCAATGCAAAAACCGTAACCGTCCGCAATCTGCTGACGAATGAAACGTTTGAAAACAGCTATGACAAGCTCGTCGTGACAACTGGCTCGTGGCCGATTATTCCAAAGCTTGAGGGCATGGAGCTTGAAAATATTCTTTTATGCAAAAACTACAATCACGCCCAAACGATTATCGAAAAAGCAAAATATGCGGGCCGCATTGCCGTCATCGGCGCTGGCTACATCGGCATCGAGCTGGTAGAAGCGTTCGAGCAGCTCGGCAAGCAGGTGACACTGATCGATAATATGGATCGCATTTTGTACAAATATTTGGATCAGGAATACACCGATGTCATTGAAGCCGATCTCGCCGCACATGGCATTGAGCTTGCGCTTGACCAGACCGTTACCGGCTTCAAGGGCACAAATGGAGAAGTGAAGCAGATTTTGACGACCAAAGGCGAATACGAGGCTGATCTTGTCATTATGTGCATTGGCTTCCGTCCTAATACGGAGCTGCTGAAAGGCCAAGTCGATATGCTGCCGAATGGCGCAATTATCGTCGACGAATATATGCGTACCAGCCAGTCGGATGTGTTCGCTGCCGGAGACAGCTGCGCCGTTATGTACAACCCAACTGGCCAGCACGCCTACATTCCACTCGCAACGAATGCGGTTCGAATGGGAACGCTCATCGGCAAAAACCTGCTGCAGCCGCGCGTGAAATATTTAGGCACGCAAGGAACGTCGGCCATTAAGCTATTTGACTACAACATTGCATCGACGGGTTTAACTGAAACGGCTGCGCTTGCTGCTGAAATGAATGTGAAAACTGTCACAATCGTTGAAAACTATCGTCCGGAATTTATGCCAACGTTTGAGGAGGTCACGCTGAAATTCGTTTATGAAGCGGACAGCGAGCGAGTCGTCGGTGCACAAATTTTATCGAAAGCCGATCTGACGCAAATGATGAATACGATGTCGGTGTGCATCCAAAACCGCATGACAATTGATGAGCTCGGCTTCGTCGACTTCTTCTTCCAGCCGCATTACAATAAGCCGTGGAGCTTGCTTAACCAGGCAGCGCTTCAAGCGATGCTCGCCCCTGCTGAGCAGGTCGAGACGCAAGCTCAGCCAGCACGTGAGGCTGACCCAGCCGCTGCGGGAACACCGACTGCACAAGTCAGCCCGGTGAAATAA
- a CDS encoding S-layer homology domain-containing protein, which yields MSARAVIQEFAASSAVKTDNALTRAEAASMLSRVTQLPKPDMADVASVFPDLDKHSSRSDVRKLVALGMIAKNDYPKGFQPDKAVTRFEMMKWMASGLAASDESFKQALADTASTLLPTPETYKGGIADKQIPYIAVIRGAGIIKGMQDGTFRPADPISKAELAAILLRYKRVEGTKADSYQALNELREVGLTGTNLTSITKYKYSRESPYNDDGSYRLEAVAKVGIDLDQHIDARTLEPYLSIPGIGLDYHHYVNGYSKRYKFVKLEELGMSLEEAVADAYESGYSPRLGVEEPGQLSPKDLKLLLSHEDAYINVEQSRMPFTSFANVVDSPIKAKKVATVKLHRMIFVDVPVTGKGEVKGVYANYFADSIASWRKLDNSVYMAFTEMTIQTHAEKMDLMGFYSAIGNGNGNGFFKFSRLAPETMDKNGLTTVPMATSTYFTKDSVRRFWTFGTYLKSNYYPPHLKTDSGAYFRTYYQS from the coding sequence GTGTCGGCAAGAGCGGTTATTCAAGAGTTTGCCGCAAGCTCAGCCGTTAAGACGGATAACGCCCTTACACGAGCTGAGGCGGCCAGCATGCTGAGCCGGGTGACCCAATTGCCAAAGCCCGACATGGCGGATGTCGCGTCAGTATTTCCTGATCTGGACAAGCATAGCAGCCGCAGTGATGTGCGCAAGCTCGTTGCACTTGGAATGATTGCGAAAAATGACTACCCCAAAGGCTTCCAGCCTGACAAGGCGGTTACCCGCTTTGAAATGATGAAGTGGATGGCCAGCGGACTTGCGGCGTCCGATGAAAGCTTCAAGCAAGCGCTGGCGGATACTGCGAGCACGCTGCTGCCTACTCCTGAGACTTATAAAGGCGGCATTGCGGACAAGCAAATTCCGTACATTGCCGTTATTCGAGGTGCGGGCATTATTAAAGGGATGCAGGACGGCACGTTTCGGCCAGCAGATCCCATTTCGAAAGCTGAACTGGCGGCCATTCTGCTCCGCTATAAGCGAGTGGAGGGCACCAAAGCTGACAGCTATCAGGCTTTGAATGAGCTGCGTGAGGTGGGATTAACCGGCACTAATCTGACCAGCATTACGAAATATAAATATTCGCGGGAATCTCCTTACAACGATGACGGAAGCTATAGGCTCGAAGCTGTTGCCAAGGTTGGAATTGACTTGGATCAGCATATTGATGCCCGTACATTAGAGCCTTATCTCAGCATTCCTGGCATCGGACTGGATTACCATCATTATGTAAATGGCTATAGCAAACGTTATAAATTCGTCAAGCTGGAGGAGCTTGGAATGAGCCTCGAGGAAGCTGTCGCCGACGCCTATGAGAGCGGATATTCTCCTAGACTCGGAGTGGAGGAGCCTGGCCAGCTTAGTCCAAAAGATTTGAAATTGCTGCTGTCCCACGAGGATGCCTATATTAATGTAGAGCAGAGCCGAATGCCGTTTACTTCCTTCGCGAACGTGGTCGACAGCCCGATTAAGGCCAAGAAGGTTGCTACGGTCAAGCTGCACCGGATGATTTTCGTCGATGTTCCCGTCACGGGCAAGGGGGAAGTGAAGGGCGTTTATGCAAACTATTTTGCTGATTCCATAGCGTCTTGGCGCAAGCTTGATAATAGTGTTTATATGGCCTTCACTGAAATGACGATCCAGACGCATGCGGAAAAAATGGATCTCATGGGCTTCTACAGCGCCATCGGCAATGGGAATGGGAACGGTTTTTTCAAGTTCAGCCGTCTTGCTCCCGAAACGATGGATAAAAACGGGCTAACTACCGTCCCGATGGCTACTTCCACCTATTTTACTAAGGATAGCGTCAGACGTTTTTGGACCTTTGGCACCTATCTTAAAAGCAACTATTATCCGCCTCACCTTAAAACCGACTCAGGCGCTTACTTCAGAACGTATTATCAATCCTAA
- a CDS encoding GntR family transcriptional regulator, producing the protein MGVANELDIYIAIKDAIIQQKLRPSMQLVEEVIAESFGVSRTPVRNVLRKLAGEKLVTVIPYKGTFVACPTVEEAKEVFEMRRVIEASGVKKVSGKLTKEQLRQLSELLDEEHAAHHNGDPLLAVRLSGNFHLKIAEFTGNNYYFRYLEELISLTYVIIALYGMSKHMHCSDHRRLVLLIEQGEAEQAERLMIEHLQEIEDTLQFEEKGMAPQSLSEVFRVTTGHYASVKD; encoded by the coding sequence GTGGGGGTAGCAAATGAACTTGATATTTATATAGCCATTAAAGATGCCATTATTCAGCAAAAGCTCCGCCCTAGCATGCAGCTCGTCGAGGAGGTTATTGCCGAATCGTTTGGCGTCAGCCGCACGCCCGTACGCAATGTGCTGCGCAAGCTGGCCGGGGAGAAGCTGGTGACGGTTATTCCATACAAGGGAACATTCGTTGCATGCCCTACCGTCGAAGAAGCCAAGGAAGTTTTCGAAATGCGCAGAGTCATTGAAGCCTCCGGGGTGAAAAAGGTAAGTGGAAAACTGACTAAAGAACAGCTCAGACAGCTTAGCGAGCTGCTGGATGAGGAGCACGCGGCTCACCACAACGGAGACCCTTTGCTCGCCGTTCGGCTCTCGGGCAACTTTCATCTAAAAATCGCCGAGTTCACGGGCAACAATTATTATTTCCGCTATTTAGAGGAGCTTATATCACTCACCTACGTCATCATCGCTCTATATGGCATGAGTAAGCACATGCACTGCAGCGATCATCGACGATTAGTGCTCTTGATTGAGCAAGGCGAGGCGGAGCAGGCGGAACGGTTGATGATCGAGCATTTACAGGAAATCGAGGATACGCTTCAGTTTGAAGAAAAAGGAATGGCTCCTCAATCCTTAAGCGAGGTTTTCCGCGTGACAACCGGTCATTACGCCAGCGTGAAAGACTGA
- a CDS encoding ABC transporter ATP-binding protein, which produces MKLMVRNAGKRFGERTILKNVDLTVDAHEFVCILGHSGCGKSTLLNMIAGYLLPDEGELLVDGELIRGPSKARGMVFQDHALFPWYTVLENISFGPEVQGAGKIEAKEIGRQFLSLVGLEKYADQYPAELSGGMKQRVGIARALASSPDILLMDEPFGALDILTRDMMRRELRRICEKLKPTTLFVTHSISEAIYLADRVVVMKNGIIADEFKVDIPHPRTFDMPGFGEAMQRIEHVLMENELEEAIQ; this is translated from the coding sequence ATGAAGTTGATGGTGCGTAATGCGGGAAAGCGTTTTGGGGAGCGGACGATTTTGAAAAATGTCGATTTGACGGTGGATGCTCATGAGTTTGTATGCATACTCGGACATAGCGGCTGCGGCAAATCTACGCTGCTTAATATGATCGCTGGCTATTTGCTGCCTGATGAAGGGGAGCTGCTTGTAGATGGCGAGCTCATTCGCGGACCTTCCAAAGCCCGCGGGATGGTGTTTCAAGATCATGCCCTGTTCCCTTGGTATACGGTACTTGAAAATATCAGCTTCGGACCAGAGGTCCAAGGAGCAGGAAAAATAGAAGCGAAGGAAATCGGCAGACAGTTTTTAAGCCTGGTAGGCTTGGAAAAATATGCAGACCAATACCCTGCCGAATTGTCAGGCGGCATGAAGCAGCGGGTGGGCATTGCCCGGGCGCTCGCAAGCTCTCCCGATATTTTGCTAATGGATGAGCCATTCGGCGCTTTGGATATTTTAACCCGCGATATGATGCGCAGAGAGCTTCGCCGCATATGTGAGAAGCTAAAGCCGACTACTTTGTTCGTGACTCATAGCATAAGCGAAGCGATCTATCTAGCTGACCGTGTTGTCGTTATGAAGAACGGAATCATTGCTGATGAATTCAAGGTCGACATTCCGCATCCCCGCACCTTCGATATGCCTGGCTTCGGCGAGGCTATGCAGCGAATCGAGCACGTATTGATGGAGAATGAATTGGAGGAGGCCATACAATGA
- a CDS encoding ABC transporter permease: MSETSGSFTAEGAQVGKLGAHKIARKAKTKAGSSFMKTSNFIPYLTFFILWEVFSQMNMKLALFNPLFLPPPSLVIVDAWALAQTGLLFDSLLSSTLRIAAGFVIGCVLAVFMGVLMSKFRQVERWMSPLLNLVGPIPALALLPLIIIWFGIGEFPKVLLIAWTTFLPVLVYTVDGFKTVPSTLIRSAMSLGASERQIFRRVLLPSAIPSFIVGARVSLGLSFSALIVSEMMGAKSGLGYIIVDARNYFKISNMFVAIICIGLIYSIFSALLKLMENKVLSWRKGGMNEAVEK, translated from the coding sequence ATGAGCGAGACATCGGGTTCTTTCACAGCCGAGGGGGCGCAAGTGGGCAAGCTTGGAGCGCATAAAATCGCACGCAAGGCGAAGACCAAAGCAGGCTCTAGCTTTATGAAAACATCGAATTTCATTCCCTATCTGACCTTTTTCATCCTGTGGGAAGTTTTTTCTCAAATGAATATGAAGCTGGCCTTGTTCAATCCGCTTTTTCTTCCACCTCCTTCACTCGTTATCGTTGATGCTTGGGCCCTTGCGCAAACCGGGCTTCTCTTTGATAGCCTGCTGTCCAGCACCTTGCGTATTGCAGCCGGTTTTGTAATCGGATGTGTGCTGGCGGTTTTCATGGGTGTATTAATGAGCAAGTTTCGCCAGGTGGAGCGCTGGATGTCTCCCCTGCTTAATCTAGTAGGGCCAATCCCAGCGCTCGCCCTGCTTCCGCTTATTATTATCTGGTTCGGCATCGGTGAATTTCCGAAGGTGCTGCTCATCGCTTGGACGACTTTCCTTCCGGTATTGGTGTATACGGTAGACGGATTCAAGACTGTTCCGTCCACCCTTATTCGCTCGGCAATGAGCCTCGGCGCTTCGGAGCGTCAAATTTTCAGAAGAGTACTGCTTCCCTCCGCCATTCCGAGTTTCATTGTTGGAGCCAGAGTCAGCCTTGGCTTATCCTTCTCCGCGCTAATCGTCTCCGAGATGATGGGAGCCAAATCCGGACTCGGCTATATTATCGTAGACGCACGGAATTATTTTAAAATTTCCAATATGTTCGTCGCCATTATTTGTATTGGCTTGATTTATAGCATTTTCTCGGCGTTGCTTAAGCTCATGGAGAACAAAGTTCTTAGCTGGCGTAAAGGAGGGATGAACGAGGCGGTTGAGAAATAG
- a CDS encoding ABC transporter substrate-binding protein, whose product MANQKKWVQQLMVVSALAFVLTACGAKEEATSASSGNASSAPTAAAAETSSPEAAADDTPETTTVTLVGVRDAQISSQQIIADKLGYFKEAGLDVTSQLIESGPDIAPLVAGGSAPVSIQTNFMDIILKSSNIPVKIVAPLAQIAGTQAVVGASKLELKSAKDLEGKTIGIPSGADVKFAIDNMGKELGVDVSKINYVNLAPSDAVVALQNGSIDAMAAWEPFITKAIQGGGKFLFSGTKSELPEKTGDVNWMSVHTTVQVTDDYLKENPNTIKAMLGALEKATAYINDNREEAIKILAPELHLTEDELREIMNRNVYAMEVNDTYINGSNGQAVGEYLKSVGNIKSIPEFASYHDLSLLKALNPALITE is encoded by the coding sequence ATGGCTAATCAAAAAAAATGGGTTCAACAATTAATGGTCGTTTCCGCTTTGGCATTCGTTTTGACGGCATGCGGTGCGAAGGAAGAAGCTACGAGCGCAAGCAGCGGGAACGCAAGCTCTGCCCCAACTGCCGCAGCAGCAGAAACGAGCTCGCCTGAGGCTGCTGCCGATGACACTCCTGAGACGACAACCGTTACACTCGTAGGCGTACGTGACGCCCAAATTTCCTCCCAGCAAATTATTGCCGATAAGCTCGGCTACTTCAAGGAAGCAGGCCTCGATGTAACAAGCCAGCTCATTGAAAGTGGCCCGGATATTGCTCCATTGGTTGCAGGGGGCAGCGCTCCCGTCAGCATTCAGACAAACTTTATGGATATTATTTTGAAATCCTCCAATATTCCCGTGAAAATAGTAGCCCCGCTAGCTCAAATTGCCGGAACACAGGCAGTCGTTGGCGCAAGCAAGCTCGAATTGAAAAGTGCAAAGGATCTGGAAGGCAAGACGATCGGCATTCCAAGCGGAGCAGATGTCAAGTTTGCCATTGATAATATGGGCAAGGAGCTTGGTGTCGACGTAAGCAAGATTAATTATGTTAACCTCGCGCCAAGTGACGCCGTTGTTGCGCTGCAGAACGGGTCTATCGATGCGATGGCAGCTTGGGAGCCATTCATAACGAAGGCGATTCAAGGCGGCGGCAAGTTTCTGTTCAGCGGTACGAAAAGCGAGCTTCCCGAAAAAACTGGCGATGTGAACTGGATGAGCGTACACACTACGGTGCAAGTAACTGACGATTATTTGAAGGAAAATCCAAACACGATCAAAGCGATGCTTGGCGCTCTAGAGAAAGCGACGGCTTACATTAATGACAACCGGGAAGAAGCGATTAAAATATTGGCGCCTGAGCTGCACTTAACCGAGGACGAGCTCAGAGAAATTATGAACCGCAATGTATATGCCATGGAAGTTAATGATACTTACATTAACGGAAGCAACGGTCAGGCTGTAGGCGAATATTTGAAAAGTGTAGGTAACATTAAGAGCATACCTGAATTCGCATCTTACCATGATCTAAGCTTGCTCAAAGCGCTTAATCCTGCGCTAATTACAGAGTAA
- a CDS encoding allantoinase, giving the protein MKEPLDLIIRDGSVVLSNDIRQMDIGISNGRIVQLAKGLTTPAKKTISASGMIVMPGMIDAHVHLNEPGLGAWEGFASGSAALAAGGCTTYIDMPLNGIPPTVTVAALEQKLAAAQGKSVVDYALWGGLVPGHLDDLRALDEAGVIGFKAFMSSPGDPSEDAFREVDDATLLAGMKIIAELGHILALHAESEPIVAALTKEKLAEGAISAADYTASRPVRAELEAVNRALLFAEQTGCALHFVHISSAVAVQTIADAKQRGVNVTLETCPHYLVLTDHDLELIGPAAKCAPPLRSQSEQEQLWAMLAAGHIDMIASDHSPCPSELKQSDNYFTAWGGIAGAQNSLELMIDEGYTKRGVPLPVLSRMLSFAPASRFGLSDTKGEIRIGADADLVMVQLDAPYTLEEQHLYHRHKHNPYIGRKFGCRVMATWSRGNMVYEVKSGIAEPFAGQWLSGAPACAKQEV; this is encoded by the coding sequence ATGAAGGAACCATTGGATTTAATCATCCGGGATGGCTCAGTTGTCCTGAGCAATGACATACGCCAAATGGATATTGGGATCAGTAATGGGCGAATTGTACAGCTTGCCAAGGGACTGACGACTCCCGCTAAAAAAACGATTTCGGCATCTGGCATGATTGTAATGCCCGGAATGATAGACGCCCATGTTCATTTGAACGAGCCGGGACTTGGAGCTTGGGAAGGCTTCGCCAGCGGCTCCGCGGCTCTTGCAGCAGGCGGCTGCACCACTTATATCGATATGCCTCTAAACGGCATTCCTCCTACCGTTACCGTTGCTGCATTAGAGCAAAAGCTGGCTGCTGCGCAAGGAAAATCTGTTGTGGATTATGCTTTATGGGGCGGACTTGTGCCGGGGCATCTCGATGACTTGCGAGCGCTCGATGAGGCTGGAGTTATCGGCTTCAAGGCGTTTATGTCTTCCCCCGGCGATCCATCCGAGGATGCCTTCCGCGAGGTGGATGATGCGACGCTGCTGGCAGGGATGAAGATTATCGCAGAGCTTGGACATATACTAGCGCTTCATGCAGAGAGCGAGCCCATCGTAGCTGCCTTGACGAAAGAAAAGCTGGCTGAGGGCGCCATTTCTGCGGCAGATTATACGGCTTCGCGTCCGGTGCGCGCTGAGCTTGAGGCGGTTAATCGGGCTCTGCTGTTCGCGGAGCAGACGGGATGTGCCCTGCATTTTGTCCATATAAGCAGTGCGGTTGCTGTCCAGACGATAGCTGATGCCAAGCAGCGCGGGGTCAATGTGACCCTGGAAACTTGCCCTCACTACTTGGTGCTCACAGACCATGATTTGGAACTGATTGGCCCCGCAGCCAAATGCGCCCCTCCACTACGGAGCCAATCCGAGCAGGAACAGCTTTGGGCAATGCTTGCTGCTGGACACATCGATATGATTGCCTCCGACCATTCTCCCTGCCCGAGCGAATTGAAGCAATCGGATAACTATTTTACGGCGTGGGGAGGCATAGCTGGTGCGCAAAATTCGTTGGAGCTGATGATTGACGAAGGCTATACAAAGAGGGGGGTTCCACTCCCCGTGCTGAGTCGCATGCTTTCGTTCGCTCCCGCCTCACGGTTTGGCCTCAGTGATACGAAGGGCGAGATACGAATTGGAGCAGATGCGGACCTTGTTATGGTTCAGCTTGATGCTCCGTATACCCTTGAAGAGCAGCATCTTTATCACCGTCATAAGCATAATCCTTATATCGGCAGAAAATTTGGCTGTCGCGTCATGGCTACCTGGAGCAGAGGGAACATGGTATACGAGGTTAAAAGCGGCATAGCTGAGCCGTTTGCAGGGCAATGGCTGAGCGGCGCTCCTGCTTGTGCGAAGCAGGAGGTGTGA